TATCCAATATAGTATGCTATCTTTAGTGTACTTTAATGTTTATTaccttcaatttttttaatgttatggTTACAAGTATGGCTTTTGTTTTCAGGCCAACACAGTTACAAGTCTTTGAAGGGTGAATGCCAAGTTAAAGTGATAGAAGTaacaaaagtatttaaattatttcaaaataaaaaattattagttattacataggtattttattttataactagatgaAACTACTTATACATAAGACTATCATTTGGTAATTCATAAAGCTACCCGTACCTTTACTAGAGGCTAAGGGATAAAATAAATCCTTAGGCAAGTGAAAATTCAAGTGCGGTGGTCCAATATAGTCTTGCAAATTCGGTTTTCTCGCGTCGATATAGATTGTGTCAATAGTTATAACAGTTGATAAATCTTCAATACtgaatgttatattttttgtagcGCAGTCTACTTTCgcactaataattttattattttctttcttaGCATCGTCCGTGTCTGCAAATGTCATTATAAAGGCAACCCTTGTTATTAAGTTATAGCATAGTAGTTTAGAATCCTTGGAATGATATTCACCATAAATATTGCTTTTATCAAATTTTTGCAAACTTATCCATTTTTCATCACTAATATCTTGTGGGTTTCCATATggagaaataaatatatttggaCTGAGCCCATATAATTCGTCAATTTGGGCCTGAATGTTCAGGCATCCTTCTGTTCCGTTGTGTTTAGTAAAATTAGCCACAAAATATGCTCGGCAGCTTATTCTTTTATTATATCCAAACTTTGCAATATTATGTGTTAAATTTGTGACAGCACATCCTCCATCTTTGTTGTAAGGCAATACAAGGTTACTTCTTCCAAGACTgtaattgtaaaagttttccGTATGGTTGCTTTCGGAAAGTGATACTATGATCGGTAGACCTCGGATATAACCAGGGTTCCCACtgaattttacgattttgtcgATCGAGTTATTTCCCATAAAGAAGTTGACTGTTATTTCTTGAGTAACAAACTCAAGGGCCATAGATATTGTTCGGATGTGGAATTTAACGATTGCACTTGTTATCAAAGACACATTGCAATAGAATTCATATTCAATTTTGACACCAATATTATTGCAATAGCTGTCGGTACATGACGGTTCATGCAATTCATGGATATATTCTGTACATTTGTGTTCGTCACAAGCAAGAAGGGTCCAGTTAGTGCAATGTAGTGCAGTGCAATCCtttaaagaaatatataatTCGTCAATGAAAAATATGTGCTACAAGACAAGTACGCGAAGTTCTTTGTCTGGATGGTAGATAAGAACTCAAATCTAGTTATTTAtacctttatattttattgaggaATCAAGAGCAAGAATAATTAAGATAAGTAGTGTTTTGCATCGGAATGTTAAAAAATTACCATTTTTGTACTGTTTATTGTACTTTCTTTGGCGCTCGCAATTTTTGTGCTCTCGGATCTCTTAATAATGTCCAACATGTGAAGGTCCTTCAATCTTACATAACATTTAATGTATTCATTTCTAAGAAATTTGATAGCTTTTTCACCATTGCAGTAGTCATTACTTACGGTAACTGGGAGTTCTAAAAAGAGTATTTCgtttaataggtactttaaaaaccTTAGTAAAtaacttaaacataaaaaatatctatcGGCATTCGCTTTTTTTAGGAGAGTCGGCCATAGCAAGAGACTTGCAACTTTTAACAGGATTGACATGGAATATACATAATTAGGATGGTTACTAAAAATTTCTATCAGGTGTTGATTTTCGCTAGTAAgagcatattttattaatatgtgTATTATATACATAAGCAAGACCTAGAGCCCAAGAACCGAACCGTTTTAACACCAGCGCTTTATAACTTATTGTCGAATTAAATAATGTGAGGACCTGGCGAACAGTAGGTATGATTTAATGACaattctgatcaaaatactttgTTTTCTTTAATCTGGATGTTTTTGGCCCACTAAATACGaatctgaactcatttccaaggaAAAGTGCCTAATACGTGCTAAAATTGGTTTGTGattgataaaaagtttgtgaaTCACTGAATACAATCTGAAACTCATTCCTAGCAAAACCTGTGCTGAAACTGAGTCCGAAGTTCGTGATTTTGAGCAAAACGGTAcaattacagtaaagtttcaacaaCTTTCATTGTGTTTTTGCTCGTactgtaaaaatttatttcttgCAATCACACCCTCATTCATACAGCTCGTCATATTGAGTCTCTAGCAATATCTAAAGTCAACAAACTAAAAATTCTTACCTAAAGATTCAACACTGTTATTTGTTACCAACCATATTGGCTGGCCAATAAGGTAAGCAGATTTTgaaaacttaatatttttactttttttcttaGTGATGTGCCATTTCAAACGGTTGTCAATATCCAAAGCATAAAGCTGGAAATAAATTGTTAACAAAATGCTTAGATAAAATTAGTCTACTTAACATAAATTCTTAGTGTAATGTGTGACGTGACGTCAATAGAGGGGATACACTGAAAtgtatatataactagctgatacccgcgacttcgtacgcgtggatttaggtttttaaaattcccgcgggaactctttgatttcccgggataaaaagtagcctatgtccatcagtatctccaggtctttaagtatacccatgctaaaaatcacatcaatccgttgctccgttgcgacgtgattgaaggacaaaccaataaaccaacaaacaaacgcactttcgcatttataatatgggtactgattacggTAGAAAaagtgtgccatacaaaaaCATTCGAAGCACCATGCCCCACCGAGAACAgggtcggcaatcgcaagtctccgagatgcaagttatccctgtaccaaatagatgctgcccgcgacttcgtccacttggacttaggtttctaaaaatccagtgggaaacCTTTgcttttccagaataaaaagtagcttatgcccgtcCCCGGGCGGGatataagctacctctgtacaaatttcgttaaaattagttaaacagatgggccgtgaaacgctagcagacacccacacactttcgcatttataataatattagtatggacttaactaagtaaattaaactttatagACACGCTCTAGAAACTTTAGACATAATCTAACTGGTTGTATGGAGCACGCACCAtacacttaaaagttaaaaacaaTTAGCACTTACCATATTATTTTCGttagttttccgtttttcaGGCAAGTTAACTTTTCCAATACAAAAAAGATATCCAAATAAATCGCTCTGCAACTCTTTATTACACACAAATTGAGATGAACACATACTCAAATACTCTTTATTACGAAGCTCACACTTTTCTTTTCCAATTTCTTCACAATCCTTTGTCATACTCCTCTCGAGATCGGAGCAATCGTTATCACAACAGCAATGAATATCACAAGTATTGTACTGAAAATATAAGAACTAATTGTTGCTATACCTATtgagaaataaatacctacagtacgcgacaggtcgagatggcaatcagggtatatGACgcggggacaccccgcacacacccacacgtcacccgcgctatcccaccgggttagcgtagggcctgtgcggggcatcccatcccgattgccatctctacctgtcgcctacctttttagggttccgtaaaatgtgataaaaaaggaaccattaAGACTGATCACACCTGCGCACGCGCATGAACCCAGCACACAACGTGCATCGGACGCTTATGGACGCGTCAGTGTCTCTGTGCGCACATACATGCATGTTGCGCACACGTATATCATGTTTGTACTCAGTCTTACTACCAAAAACTCACGAACATGTGCCCTCCGTggcatgtacattgtacaacaTGCATGCGAACCGCTCGCAAACCACTCGAGGACACTCCCACACtccatattatgttattatgataCGCGTTGTGTACACGGCTCGTGCGCTTGCGCAGGTATGGATAGGCCTTACAATTTATAAAATCGTATTTCTGAAGTGACCGCTCTTAGTATTTTGCCCACTGTCCTTTCAAACAATATAGTGCGAGAAAAAATTCACAGAGGTTGGTGTCTCAACTCGCAAGGcagaaatggcgacctcgcaccgaagaGCGCAGTATTAGACCTCACTAGGTGGCCAGATTATATCAAAGGAGTTACGGGTCAACTATAAGAATGTCCAGTAATGGACGACGATGgttgtagttttagttttgtttGTATTGTTATAGTTTTAATTGGTCCAAAGAGAGAGCGTAAAACAGTagaaaaaggaccccagatggatttgaaactagtcgggctaacgtcgactaaacacgtgaataaagccggtgtgtgatatatgcataaagtaaaaaaaagttaattttcaAGTACAGGTCATTcaaaatatctatatttttaaacggtgatagcctagtggtcacctgcgttaacagtgaaggaaaacatcgtgaccaaacgtgcatgcctgagagttctccatggtgttttcaaaggtgtgtgaagtccgccaatccgcactggtgTACAAtgggctaaacccttctcattctgagaggggctccgtgctccgtagtgggccggcgattaGTTAGTGATCTAgtgatattttacaaaaaataattcaaaaaatttaaacatcatattttatactAACCAATAGATTACAGTAACATTCATTTGTACTTATTTTCTTTGGTATTtcagttggtttattggttgaagattttttatcaaaaaaaggAATTTCAGTCACATTATCTAACTCTGTAGTAAAAAATGTTTCCGTTGCTGATTCACTCTCATCGTCTGTCACGGACACACTCTCGTCATACAGCAAATCAAATACTGTGCTTGCTAACTCTGTTGTGCTCGATAGTGGGGCTTCAGTTATAGAATCGTTATTGTACTTCATTGTTGACTTATTTATGAGCTGGAATTTAGGCTTCTCTGTGCGATAGTAAAGGGCATGGGGTTTCCGTTTTATAGTTCTGAAGATATTACTCAAATTTTTAGCATTAGTACTGTTTGAATCAATTGCAGTCTCAATTCCCACTTTTCCATTTATAAAATCCATTACACAGAATTGTATAACTATAGACAGTAGTGTAAAGCACAGGTAGGTGATAGGCttcatatttttacttatattcTACACCAAACTGGTTAAAATTTCTTAAGATAATGTAGACTTTTAATTCTATATTTCCTTTGGATAGAGTGTTCAGCTTAAACCTGTATAAAAATAGTTTAGATATTACATTCAGTGTAGGTACACTGTGCAGTACACGGCAGAACATAATGTAAatcggcctttacaatgacatttcggctttgtagagcgtagtctctgtcactcataccatatgacgttttgtcggtctcaacgacagagactatgctctacaaatccgccatctccttctaaaggttgatgtacattattctcTGTATTGTACTGTACACATAGTTTTTATTTCTTGAGCAGATCCAGTGCTAGATGTTAGCGGGGCCAATGCGGATCGGAATTCagttaagaggagtttattcgtagcgcgcTCGAAGCAAACGTATTGTTagcgacagattgagatagcaatcggggtatgaggcaaggggacgccccgcacacccgcacgtcaccgagtcagcgcgggggctgtgcgggtgtgcgccccGTTCCTTTCCCGATCgcgatttcaacctgtcgcgtactatactttggTT
The DNA window shown above is from Maniola hyperantus chromosome 1, iAphHyp1.2, whole genome shotgun sequence and carries:
- the LOC117986622 gene encoding tectonic-1-like isoform X3, giving the protein MKPITYLCFTLLSIVIQFCVMDFINGKVGIETAIDSNSTNAKNLSNIFRTIKRKPHALYYRTEKPKFQLINKSTMKYNNDSITEAPLSSTTELASTVFDLLYDESVSVTDDESESATETFFTTELDNVTEIPFFDKKSSTNKPTEIPKKISTNECYCNLLYNTCDIHCCCDNDCSDLERSMTKDCEEIGKEKCELRNKEYLSMCSSQFVCNKELQSDLFGYLFCIGKVNLPEKRKTNENNMLYALDIDNRLKWHITKKKSKNIKFSKSAYLIGQPIWLVTNNSVESLELPVTVSNDYCNGEKAIKFLRNEYIKCYVRLKDLHMLDIIKRSESTKIASAKESTINSTKMDCTALHCTNWTLLACDEHKCTEYIHELHEPSCTDSYCNNIGVKIEYEFYCNVSLITSAIVKFHIRTISMALEFVTQEITVNFFMGNNSIDKIVKFSGNPGYIRGLPIIVSLSESNHTENFYNYSLGRSNLVLPYNKDGGCAVTNLTHNIAKFGYNKRISCRAYFVANFTKHNGTEGCLNIQAQIDELYGLSPNIFISPYGNPQDISDEKWISLQKFDKSNIYGEYHSKDSKLLCYNLITRVAFIMTFADTDDAKKENNKIISAKVDCATKNITFSIEDLSTVITIDTIYIDARKPNLQDYIGPPHLNFHLPKDLFYPLASSKGTGSFMNYQMIVLCISSFI